In the genome of Deltaproteobacteria bacterium, the window CGAGCGCTTTGTCTATGATGCCTATCGCCGCCTGATCATGATGTATGCCGATGTGGTAATGGAGAAGGCCGCAGGGATCGAACCCCAGGAAGATCAAGGGATCCGCCAGCAGTTTGAGCATGAAATAGAAAAGATGAAAAAGGCAAAGGGGTACGAATCAGATACGGACCTGTCGGTCGATGATCTGAAAAAACTTTGTACTCTCTTTAAAAAGAAGATCCGGAAAGTTCTGGGGAAGTCCTTTCCAGACGATCCCATGGAACAACTCTGGGGCGGGATCGGCGCCGTTTTTCTTTCCTGGAACGGGAAACGGGCGATTTCCTACCGGAAGATCGAAGGGATTCCGGAAGAATGGGGGACGGCGGTCAATGTCCAGTCCATGGTCTTCGGAAACACCGGAGCGCAAAGCGGCACAGGCGTTGCCTTTACCCGAAACCCGGCCACGGGTGAGCATGTCTTCTTCGGTGAATATCTGATGAATGCACAGGGCGAAGATGTAGTGGCCGGGACCCGGACACCGCAACCGATCAACAAAAAGCAGAAGGGGAGCAGCAAACTCCAGTCTCTGGAAGAAGAGATGCCTCGGATTTACAAACAACTGGTCAGAATTCAGAAGAAGCTGGAGACTCACTTTCGGGATATGCAGGACCTGGAGTTTACCATTCAGGACGGGAAGCTCTGGATGCTTCAGACCCGCGTCGGGAAACGGAACGGGACGGCCGCCGTACGGATGGCCGTGGAAATGGCCAAGGAGCGTCTGATCTCTCAGAAAGAGGCCCTGCTTCGGGTTGCGCCCCACCAGTTGGATGAACTCCTTCATCCCATGGTTGATCCCGCAGCGGAGAAGAAAGCCAGAGTCCTTGCGAAAGGACTTCCCGCCGGACCCGGTGGGGCCTGGGGACAAGTGGTCTTTACCGCCGATGATGCGGAATCCTGGGCCAAGAAAGGGAAGAAGGTGATCCTGGTCCGGAACGAGACTTCCCCCGAGGATGTCCACGGAATGCATGCCGCGGAAGCGGTGCTGACAGCCAAGGGTGGAATGACGAGCCACGCCGCCCTGGTTGCCCGCGGATGGGGAAAATGCTGTATCGTGGGATGCGGCGACCTGGACATTAATCTGAAGAAACGGGAAGTCTCCGTCGGGAAGGTGGTGATCAAGGAAGGGGAATGGATCACCTTGAATGGAACCAGGGGGCTGGTCTATCCGGGGAAGTTGAACCTGCACTCCGTCGATCCGGAGAAAGACCCCCATTACAAGACCCTCATGAAATGGGCGGACAAGACCCGGAAACTCGGGGTCCGGACCAATGCCGAATCACCGGCCGATGCGGCCCTGGCACGGACTTTTGGTGCCGAGGGGATCGGCCTCTGCCGGACGGAACATATGTTCTTCGGACCGGAGCGAATCAAGGCGATTCGTGAGATGATTGTCGCCGAGGATGACGCCGGACGGCGTAAAGCCGTGATGAAGCTTCTGCCTTTTCAGAAAAAAGATTTTATGGGAATCCTCAAGGCAATGGAAGGATGCCCTGTGACCATCCGGACCCTCGACCCGCCGCTTCATGAATTCGTCACCCTCGACAAGCAGCAGACCCGGGAGCTTGCGAAAGACCTCGGGATAACCACGAAGAAGCTGGAAGCACGCATCGCCCAGCTCCATGAACTTAACCCGATGCTGGGACACCGGGGCTGCCGTCTCGGGATCACCTATCCGGAGGTTACGGAGATGCAGGCTCGGGCGATCTTTGAAGCGGCCGCCGAGCTGACCCGAAAAGGGCACAAGGTTTATCCCGAAGTAATGATTCCCCTCGTGGGGAGTCCCTCGGAGTTGGAGAATCAGCGGATCCTTGTGGAAAATGTCGCTCGGGAGGTCACGCAGAAGAAAGGGAAATTCCCCTACATGATCGGAACGATGATCGAGGTGCCGCGGGCCTGCGTTGCCGCGGATAAGATCGCAGAACACGCGGAGTTTTTCTCCTTCGGCACCAATGATCTCACACAGACGACCTTTGGCTTTTCCCGCGACGATATCGGTTCTTTCCTGCCGGAATACCTTGACCGGAAGATCCTTACGGCGGATCCTTTTCAGACACTGGATCAAAGCGGTGTCGGCGAGTTGGTGGCCCTTGGAGTCCGGAAAGGGAGAAAAACCCGAAAGAATCTGAAGATTGGGATCTGCGGTGAGCACGGCGGTGATCCTGCATCAATCGAGTTCTTTCATCGTGTCGGGCTGAATTATGTGAGCTGTTCCCCCTTCCGGGTGCCGATTGCCCGTTTGGCCGCGGCCCAGGCGGCATTGCGGTAAGCAGGGCGGGCTGATTTCGGCCTGCGGCTTGCGGGATGGGCTAAAAGGAGGCAGGCCTGTTCGTAAACCCTCTGACATACCCGGAGGGCCTGCCTGTTCAGGCCCGTCCGCAGACAGGCCTCCGTATTTATGAACAGGGCCATGACACAATCCTTTTGTACACTTTCGGGGAATAGACTCGAAAGAAGAAAAACTGTAAAAAGAACTCAGGGTCTGATAATCGCCTGAGTGGTTGACTAGTTTGACCCTGTTGCCCCGACGGCTTGTCCGTCGGGGCCTTTTTGTTTTTTTCGGCATGGACG includes:
- a CDS encoding pyruvate, phosphate dikinase, with the protein product MAKKNKYVYLFANGKADGKGTWKELLGGKGAGLAEMTNLGIPVPAGFTITTDVCTEFYKNRRNYPAGLKQQVEDALAKVEKAMEMKFGDPERPLLVSVRSGARQSMPGMMETVLNVGLTTRTIPGMIARSGNERFVYDAYRRLIMMYADVVMEKAAGIEPQEDQGIRQQFEHEIEKMKKAKGYESDTDLSVDDLKKLCTLFKKKIRKVLGKSFPDDPMEQLWGGIGAVFLSWNGKRAISYRKIEGIPEEWGTAVNVQSMVFGNTGAQSGTGVAFTRNPATGEHVFFGEYLMNAQGEDVVAGTRTPQPINKKQKGSSKLQSLEEEMPRIYKQLVRIQKKLETHFRDMQDLEFTIQDGKLWMLQTRVGKRNGTAAVRMAVEMAKERLISQKEALLRVAPHQLDELLHPMVDPAAEKKARVLAKGLPAGPGGAWGQVVFTADDAESWAKKGKKVILVRNETSPEDVHGMHAAEAVLTAKGGMTSHAALVARGWGKCCIVGCGDLDINLKKREVSVGKVVIKEGEWITLNGTRGLVYPGKLNLHSVDPEKDPHYKTLMKWADKTRKLGVRTNAESPADAALARTFGAEGIGLCRTEHMFFGPERIKAIREMIVAEDDAGRRKAVMKLLPFQKKDFMGILKAMEGCPVTIRTLDPPLHEFVTLDKQQTRELAKDLGITTKKLEARIAQLHELNPMLGHRGCRLGITYPEVTEMQARAIFEAAAELTRKGHKVYPEVMIPLVGSPSELENQRILVENVAREVTQKKGKFPYMIGTMIEVPRACVAADKIAEHAEFFSFGTNDLTQTTFGFSRDDIGSFLPEYLDRKILTADPFQTLDQSGVGELVALGVRKGRKTRKNLKIGICGEHGGDPASIEFFHRVGLNYVSCSPFRVPIARLAAAQAALR